From the genome of Colwellia psychrerythraea 34H, one region includes:
- a CDS encoding YeiH family protein yields the protein MPTYIVLPIIALLAIALAKVEQVSAFGLSALPLAIVFGMFYGHFSLRVEDERDQLFSTFCKQKLLRFGIILFGFGLSFQQILAVGWQAVVIDLVMISTIFTVGTVVGIKVLKLHRDVAILTAAGSAICGAAAILATESVLKPKQQHITIAIATVVLFGTLAMFIYPFIYQWVDMTDQSFGIYIGSTAHEVAQAVAAGQSINGETMQTAVVVKLIRVMMLAPFILMLSAALNRIDADSETKREKSVIAIPWFVFGFMATAMINSIVILPELLKTVLSFASQFSLAMAMAALGAQTQWATIKEAGPKPLMLALLLFIILIIGGFFLSSWLA from the coding sequence ATGCCCACTTATATAGTTCTTCCCATCATTGCCTTATTGGCAATTGCTTTAGCAAAAGTAGAGCAAGTATCTGCTTTTGGTTTGAGTGCTTTACCATTAGCGATTGTTTTTGGCATGTTTTATGGGCATTTTTCATTGAGAGTTGAAGATGAAAGAGACCAACTTTTTTCGACTTTTTGCAAACAGAAATTACTGAGATTTGGCATTATATTATTTGGTTTTGGCCTCAGTTTTCAGCAAATATTGGCCGTTGGCTGGCAAGCTGTTGTTATTGACTTAGTGATGATAAGTACAATTTTCACTGTGGGTACTGTTGTTGGCATTAAAGTCTTGAAGTTACATCGTGATGTTGCCATTTTAACTGCGGCTGGTAGTGCTATATGTGGTGCGGCAGCGATACTTGCTACTGAGTCGGTACTTAAACCAAAGCAACAGCACATTACTATTGCCATTGCGACTGTCGTGCTTTTCGGTACGTTAGCGATGTTTATCTACCCGTTTATTTATCAATGGGTTGATATGACCGACCAGTCTTTTGGTATTTATATTGGTAGTACTGCCCATGAAGTCGCACAAGCGGTTGCTGCTGGACAAAGTATTAATGGCGAGACTATGCAAACGGCCGTTGTTGTTAAGCTTATTCGAGTGATGATGTTAGCGCCATTTATTCTGATGTTAAGTGCAGCACTAAATCGTATTGACGCTGATAGTGAAACTAAACGTGAAAAGAGTGTTATCGCTATTCCTTGGTTTGTTTTCGGTTTTATGGCTACTGCAATGATTAATAGTATCGTCATCTTGCCTGAACTTCTTAAAACAGTATTGAGTTTTGCCAGCCAATTTTCTTTAGCGATGGCAATGGCAGCTTTAGGCGCCCAAACCCAGTGGGCAACTATTAAAGAAGCGGGACCTAAACCTCTAATGCTGGCATTATTACTCTTTATTATTTTAATCATTGGTGGTTTTTTCTTAAGTTCGTGGTTAGCCTAA
- a CDS encoding DUF4097 family beta strand repeat-containing protein, whose protein sequence is MLKMNNTFKYAPIALLLMAGGLQAKTINKEFTVANGGLLKIATDVGAIDIETHAKETVLVEVEITGKNEDDMEVSFKNNGDDVTIKGDFDRSGFNFGNNHIRVTYKVTLPQTYNVDLNTSGGSIEIEDLEGEVDAYTSGGSISLEDIQGNVDIKTSGGSLDLDNITGKIDAHTSGGSIELKLPTKPTKDSKVKTSGGSITAYLVKNVAVNLSAKTSGGRVSSEFTVDGKITKRSIEGTINGGGPELVLKTSGGSVRIKEI, encoded by the coding sequence ATGTTAAAGATGAACAATACTTTTAAATATGCACCTATCGCTCTTTTGTTAATGGCTGGTGGTTTACAAGCCAAAACCATTAATAAAGAGTTTACTGTTGCCAATGGCGGTTTACTGAAAATTGCGACTGATGTTGGTGCTATTGATATTGAAACGCATGCAAAAGAAACGGTACTTGTTGAAGTCGAAATCACTGGAAAAAATGAAGACGACATGGAAGTCAGTTTTAAAAATAATGGTGACGATGTCACCATTAAAGGTGATTTCGATCGTAGTGGCTTTAACTTCGGTAATAACCATATAAGAGTCACCTATAAAGTTACTCTACCGCAAACTTATAATGTAGATCTTAATACCAGTGGTGGCTCTATCGAAATTGAAGACCTTGAAGGTGAAGTAGACGCTTATACCTCAGGTGGTTCGATTTCATTAGAGGATATACAAGGCAATGTTGATATTAAAACCTCAGGAGGCAGTTTAGATCTGGATAATATCACCGGAAAAATTGATGCCCATACCTCTGGTGGCAGTATTGAGCTTAAATTACCAACAAAACCGACCAAAGATAGCAAGGTCAAAACTTCTGGTGGTTCTATTACTGCTTATTTAGTTAAAAATGTAGCTGTAAACCTTTCGGCTAAAACGAGTGGTGGGCGTGTATCAAGTGAGTTTACCGTTGATGGAAAAATCACTAAACGCTCAATTGAAGGTACTATCAATGGCGGCGGACCTGAGTTGGTATTAAAAACCAGCGGTGGAAGCGTGCGTATAAAAGAGATATAA
- a CDS encoding GGDEF and EAL domain-containing protein: protein MTFLDKGLAQGEIDTGILVLNLNGELEEVNEQFLAMTGFLKENVLGQNIDEIDNCSAKKILSGKSAIYGHYHSILTRKDGSNLQVETCYFRQQTQNSAQILLFIQESNYAELTKTSIIEQIFDHTNEAIIVTDNQGLIQTVNKSFSNITGYSEEEVIGKTPAILNSGKQDKYFYKKFWQQIIDQGSWQGEIWNKRKNGEVYPEWLNISSIRNKESQISNYICQFTDITNRKKSEEELHFHAYHDSLTSLPNRHLLFEKLNHLCVLHQEQPTYFAVLFCDLDRFKMINDSLGHDVGDELLKSVANRFEAKLRDNDIIARTGGDEFIVVIEGEKALKNLDKICLQILSLFEVPFQTKYGEFKTTISIGVSQFPSDSEDVRELISFADVAMYKIKKSGGNHYSFFDVKEKALIQQRLELESEITQAIEKDQFAVWYQPQVNTQTHEVYGVECLIRWNHPEQGLIPPDLFIPIAEANGSIKELGYFVLKTACQQLRQWRIKNIFTGVMAINVSLRQFERNDLLAQVKKTLVDEMLPAESIELEVTESLFSEDNNYHTPILCALRELGVKVAIDDFGTGYSSLQRLKSLPIDNVKIDKCFVDNIEHCPEDVAIVMATILLSKTFKVDVIAEGIETQEQADKLSDLGCFNQQGYLYSRPLKAHDFEVWLADFSLKNNEIKTLKAINHL from the coding sequence ATGACATTTTTAGATAAAGGATTAGCTCAAGGTGAAATTGATACCGGCATATTGGTCTTAAATCTCAATGGCGAATTAGAGGAAGTAAATGAACAGTTTCTCGCTATGACAGGATTTCTAAAAGAAAATGTACTTGGTCAAAATATAGATGAAATTGATAACTGTTCGGCAAAGAAAATATTATCAGGGAAAAGTGCTATTTATGGACATTATCATTCAATACTCACTCGTAAAGACGGTAGTAACCTCCAAGTAGAAACTTGCTACTTTCGCCAGCAGACTCAAAATTCAGCACAAATATTACTATTTATTCAAGAAAGCAATTATGCCGAACTAACAAAAACTTCTATTATTGAACAAATATTCGATCATACCAATGAAGCGATCATTGTGACTGATAATCAAGGATTGATACAAACGGTCAATAAAAGCTTCTCAAATATAACCGGGTACAGTGAAGAAGAAGTTATTGGTAAAACACCTGCCATTTTAAATTCAGGGAAACAGGATAAATATTTTTATAAAAAGTTTTGGCAACAAATAATTGACCAAGGTTCTTGGCAAGGGGAGATTTGGAATAAACGTAAAAATGGGGAAGTGTATCCTGAATGGTTAAATATCAGCAGTATTAGAAATAAAGAGAGTCAAATTTCTAATTATATTTGCCAATTTACAGATATCACCAATCGAAAAAAGTCTGAAGAAGAGCTGCACTTTCATGCCTACCATGATTCATTAACTAGTTTACCTAACCGGCATTTACTTTTTGAGAAATTGAACCATTTATGCGTACTTCATCAAGAACAACCGACCTATTTCGCTGTGCTTTTTTGTGATCTAGACCGCTTTAAGATGATTAATGACTCGCTGGGTCATGATGTAGGGGATGAGCTTTTAAAGAGTGTTGCTAACCGGTTTGAAGCAAAGTTACGAGATAATGACATTATAGCGCGTACTGGTGGAGATGAGTTTATTGTTGTTATTGAAGGCGAGAAAGCACTAAAAAATCTAGATAAAATATGCTTGCAGATACTCTCTCTTTTTGAAGTCCCTTTTCAAACTAAATATGGTGAATTTAAGACAACAATTAGTATTGGCGTTAGCCAATTTCCTTCAGATTCTGAGGATGTGAGGGAGCTTATTTCATTCGCTGATGTTGCCATGTATAAGATAAAAAAGTCAGGAGGTAATCATTACTCATTTTTTGATGTTAAAGAGAAGGCTCTTATACAACAAAGGCTAGAGCTTGAAAGTGAAATTACCCAAGCGATTGAAAAAGATCAATTTGCAGTTTGGTACCAACCACAAGTAAATACACAAACCCACGAAGTATATGGTGTTGAGTGTTTAATTAGGTGGAATCACCCTGAGCAAGGGTTAATCCCTCCTGATTTATTTATTCCAATCGCTGAAGCTAACGGATCTATTAAAGAGCTTGGTTATTTTGTTTTAAAAACGGCATGCCAGCAATTAAGACAGTGGCGTATTAAAAATATCTTTACTGGGGTTATGGCAATTAATGTTTCACTACGACAATTTGAACGAAATGACCTTCTCGCCCAAGTGAAAAAGACATTAGTAGATGAAATGTTACCTGCTGAGTCTATTGAACTTGAAGTGACAGAATCACTCTTCTCAGAAGACAATAACTACCATACCCCGATTCTATGTGCCTTAAGAGAGTTAGGGGTTAAAGTCGCCATTGATGACTTCGGTACTGGGTATTCCTCCTTACAACGTTTGAAAAGCTTACCTATTGATAATGTAAAAATTGATAAGTGTTTTGTTGATAACATCGAACATTGTCCTGAAGATGTTGCGATTGTGATGGCAACCATTTTGTTGTCAAAAACCTTTAAGGTAGATGTGATTGCTGAAGGAATAGAAACACAAGAACAAGCCGATAAATTAAGTGACTTAGGTTGTTTCAATCAACAAGGTTATCTCTACAGTCGGCCTCTTAAAGCACATGATTTTGAAGTTTGGCTCGCTGACTTTTCTTTGAAAAACAATGAAATAAAAACACTTAAAGCGATAAATCACTTATGA